A region of the Kribbella sp. NBC_01245 genome:
GTGCGCGGGCCGGAGCGGATCGCCCTGGTCGGGGCGAATGGTGTCGGCAAGACGACTCTGCTGCGAGCCATCGATCCGTTGGTGCCGAGCGGGTTCCTGCCGCAGCGGCTCGACCTGCTGCGGAACAACCTGACCATCGCGGAAAACCTCGCTATCAGGGCGCCGGAGGCCGACAAGAACAAGAGGCGCGCTCGGTTGGCGCGGTTCCTGTTCCGCGGGCGGGCGGCGGATCAGCTGGTCGGCACGCTGTCGGGTGGTGAGCGGTTCCGGGCGACGCTGGCCGCGTTGCTGCTGGCGGAACCGCCGCCGCAGTTGCTGATGCTGGACGAGCCGACGAACAACCTCGACCTGGCGAGTGCGGCTCAGCTGACCGATGCGCTCGCGGCGTACCAAGGGGCGCTGATCGTGGCCAGCCATGATCACGCTTGGCTGGCCACGATCGGCATCACCCGATGGCTGTCGCTGTCCGCCGACGGTCTCAAGGGGTAGGGGCGTCCGGACGGATGAGCCCGGCCGAGCGAAGGTCCGACCAGACCTCGGCCGGGATCGTCGTACGGGCGAGCTCGGCGTTGGCGTGGACCTGGGCGGCGTTCCGGGCGCCAACGGCGACGCCGGCCACGGCCGGGTGCGCGAGTGGGAACGCCAACGCCGCTGCGGGCAGCGTGACGCCGTGGGACTCGCACACGTCGGCTAGCCGGTTTGCCTTGTCTATAAGGTCTGCGGGCGCCTGTGCGTAGTTGAAGGTCGCGTCGGCCGCAGGGCGAGGGCTAGCCAGGATGCCCGAGTTGAAGATGCCTACGGCGATCACCTGTACGTCGTTCGCCAGGCAGGCGGGCATGACGTTGTCGAGCGACTGGTGATCCAGCAGGCTGTAGCGGCCGGCAAGCATGATCACGTCGACGTCTACCTCGTTGACGAACGCGGTGAGCATCTCGGCCTGGTTCATGCCTGAGCCGATCGCACCGATCACGCCCTGGTCCCGGAGCTCGATCAAGGTCGGGAACGCCGTGGCGACCGCTTCCTCGTAGTGGTCGTCCGGGTCGTGCACGAAGACCACGTCGAGCCGGTCGGTCCCGATACGGTTCAGAGAGTCCTCGATGCTCCGCAGCACGCCATCCCGGCTGAAGTCCCAGCGACGTCTACGCGTGGTGGTGACCACAAAGCCGTCGGTGTCCAGCGCAGGGCCTTCGTCGCTCTCGTAGATGATCCGTCCGACCTTGCTGGACAGGATGTACTCGTCGCGCGGCTTGTCCTGTAACGCTTTGCCAAGTCGTTCTTCGGACAGCCCGAGGCCGTAGTGCGGCGCGGTGTCGAAGTACCGCCAGCCCTCCTGCCAGGCGGCCTCGATCGTGGCTGCGGCGTCTTCGTCCGACACCTCGCTGAAGAGGTTCGCGAACGGCGCTCCGCCGAGGCCGATCCGCTGGTCGTCCGGGAACAACTTCACGGCTTCACCGCCGGTAGACGCAGGTTCTGCATGCCACCGTCGACCGCTAGCGCCGTACCGGTGGTAGAGCCGGCCAGTGGGCTCGCCAGGTACGCAATGGCTTGGGCGACCTCGTCGGCGCTTACCAGTCGGCCCATCGGCTGGCGAGCCTCTAGGTTGGCTCGCTCGGTTGCAGGATCTGTGGCGACGTCTAGCAGGCGTCCGACCCAGGGGGTGTCCGCAGTGCCCGGGTTCACGCAGTTGACGCGAATCCCTTCGCGTACGTGGTCTGCGGCCATAGCCATCGTCAGTGCGAGCACTGCGCCTTTGCTGGCGCTGTAGAGCGCACGGTTCGGCAGACCGGCTGTAGCCGCGATCGAGCACGTGTTGACGATTGCGGCGGCCTCAGAGCGTTTGAGGTACGGCAGAACCGCACGACTGACTCGGGCGATCCCCACCACGTTGACGTCTAGGACGCGGTGCCACTCCTCGTCGTCGTTGCCGGCGACTGTGCCCTGTGCGCCAATGCCTGCGTTGTTGACGAGGATGTCGATCCCGCCGAGCTGCAGAGCCGCCGCAGAGACCGCAGAGCGGACGGAGGCGTCGTCACTCACGTCTGCCGCGATTCCGTTCAACGGGCTCGGCACGTCGGGCTTGAGGTCGAAGACGACGACCTGCGCGCCCCGGGCCGCCATGAGCGAGGCGGCGGCCAGGCCGATGCCCGACGCTCCTCCGGTCACCACGGCCCGCAGGCCGGTGAAGTCCGTCACGCGATGCTCTCCTTCTGCCAACGAGCTGATAGGTCGGTCCAGACCTTGCCATCCGGATAGCGATGGTCGGTCAGGGTGGTGCTGTCCATCTCGGCGCTGTACCCAGGCCGGGTCGGCGCAAGGTATCGCCCGTCGCGCACCTCGACCGGGTCCACGAAGTGCTCGTGCAGGTGGTCGACGTACTCGATCACCCGATCCTCGGTGCTGCCGCTGACCGAGACCAGGTCGAACATCGACAGGTGCT
Encoded here:
- a CDS encoding SDR family NAD(P)-dependent oxidoreductase, producing the protein MTDFTGLRAVVTGGASGIGLAAASLMAARGAQVVVFDLKPDVPSPLNGIAADVSDDASVRSAVSAAALQLGGIDILVNNAGIGAQGTVAGNDDEEWHRVLDVNVVGIARVSRAVLPYLKRSEAAAIVNTCSIAATAGLPNRALYSASKGAVLALTMAMAADHVREGIRVNCVNPGTADTPWVGRLLDVATDPATERANLEARQPMGRLVSADEVAQAIAYLASPLAGSTTGTALAVDGGMQNLRLPAVKP
- a CDS encoding aldo/keto reductase codes for the protein MKLFPDDQRIGLGGAPFANLFSEVSDEDAAATIEAAWQEGWRYFDTAPHYGLGLSEERLGKALQDKPRDEYILSSKVGRIIYESDEGPALDTDGFVVTTTRRRRWDFSRDGVLRSIEDSLNRIGTDRLDVVFVHDPDDHYEEAVATAFPTLIELRDQGVIGAIGSGMNQAEMLTAFVNEVDVDVIMLAGRYSLLDHQSLDNVMPACLANDVQVIAVGIFNSGILASPRPAADATFNYAQAPADLIDKANRLADVCESHGVTLPAAALAFPLAHPAVAGVAVGARNAAQVHANAELARTTIPAEVWSDLRSAGLIRPDAPTP